Within the Mycetohabitans rhizoxinica HKI 454 genome, the region GTAGGTCGCGGGTTCTTCGCGCATGCCGGTTCCGAACGCCGTTTCATGTCCGTGATTCAGGGGCGCGCAACCGACCAGCCCAATATCGTTGTGCGGTATGCGGGCCTCGGTATAGCCGGCTGCGCGACGCGCTGGCCATTGATCCGTCCTCGCCAACAAGGCTCGACGGCACATCGATGCTGCACCTGTTGCTGATCGAGATCGGCCGGATGTGTCGGCGCGCATTGCGTTGTTCATGTACGCGGCCAAATCGCCGTATCGCGACAAGCCGCACTTTGACGGCCAGAACGTGCTCCAGAACGGCAGGACGTTGCCGTATCAAGTCCGGAATGGCTGATTGAACCGCTGGTCGCCGCTCTGCTCGGCATGGATGCCGCGCGTGACGAGGCGATTGCGCTCGCTCCGACCATTCAGTTGGCGTTGCGCGGTGCCGCTGGCATGACCTCATATGCGACATCGTCGTTGCCGCAGGTCCCGGACGACTTGCTGTTCCGCGTCACTCAACTGTATAACGGCGATCCGCAACTGCACCGCCTATGGCGTGCGACGATGCAGGCGCGCTCACTGGCGATCTGCGAATAGCTGGGCTTGCAAATAGTGGATCTGCGAATAGCTAAATCTGTGAAGGATTGAATCGGGGCGACGCCAATGGCAGATAATGAGTTCATTTGTGTGGACCGCTTCCATGTGATCACCGGGGGACCAGGGTCGGGCAAGAGCACGCTGCTCGACGCGCTGCAGGCGGCTGGCTATGCACGTTCAGTCGAAGCAGGCAGGGGGGTGATCCAAGACCAGGTACGGATCGGCGGTCCAGCGCTGCCATGGCATGATCCCGCGCTGTTTGCGCAACTGATGCTGTGCTGGGAGATGCGCTCGTATCATTTGGCTTGCGAGTGCGGCGTGCCGGTCCTGTTCGATCGAGGCGTGCCCGATGTCGTGGGTTATCTTCGTCTTTGCGGCTTGCCAGTGCCGCCACACGTGTTACGCGCCGCGCAATCGTTTCGCTACAACTGCCAGGTATTCATTGCGCCTCCTTGGCGCGAGATCTTTGTGCAAGATACTGAAAGAAAGCAAGATTTCGACGAAGCACAGCGCACATACGATGTGATGGTGTCGACATACGACGCACTGGGCT harbors:
- a CDS encoding AAA family ATPase; this translates as MADNEFICVDRFHVITGGPGSGKSTLLDALQAAGYARSVEAGRGVIQDQVRIGGPALPWHDPALFAQLMLCWEMRSYHLACECGVPVLFDRGVPDVVGYLRLCGLPVPPHVLRAAQSFRYNCQVFIAPPWREIFVQDTERKQDFDEAQRTYDVMVSTYDALGYRLAELPCGPVSERARFVIERITCGGALTIARR